A segment of the Pseudoalteromonas piscicida genome:
ATTGTGCTTGATCATGGGCATGGTTTTATGAGCCTATACGGCCACGCTCAAACACTGCTTCGCGATGTTGGCGATCAAGTTCGCAGTGGTGAAGTGATCGCTTTGGTAGGACAAAGCGGCGGACAAAGAGATCCTGGTCTATACTTTGAAATACGGCATAAGGGAAGCGCTGTAGATCCGATAAAATGGTGCAGATCCAGTTAACTGAATAACCCGTGCTGCACCTTGATGAGGAGCAGCACATGAATAGACAAACCCGTTTTTACGCGCTTGCAGCGCGCTATGTTGCATTATTAAGCTTCCTGCTTTTGTTAAGTTTTAGCGCTTTTAGTCACGCGTCTACACAAAAGTTTTCGGCTCAAGAAATCGATGAAATCCTGTATCATATCCACACCTATTATGTTGAAGACTTGCCTCTGAGTCGCTACAACGCGGGCAACTTGTCGAGTCTCTTTGACAATTTAGATCCCTACTCTAAATACCTCAACGAGGAAGACTTGGAATCCATCTTCAGTGCAGCAAATGGGCGCTACACAGGGCTTGGTATTGAAGTCGAAGAGCAAGATAATTACGTGATTATCTTGGATACCCTGCCCAACTCACCTGCAGCTCAAGCAGGAATAGAGAGCGGTGATAAACTCCACGCAATCAATGGCGCTAATGTCGCGGGCAAATCGATAGAAGAAGTGTCTGCCCTACTCAAAGCTGCAAATAAAAACCTCATCAATTTAGTGGTATTAAGACAAGACGAGTTAGTTGCACTTGAGCTTAAACGTCAAGAGATAGTCATTGAAAGTGTCGCCAGTAAACTCTTAAACGACGGTACCGGTTTTTTGAGTGTCAACAGTTTTAACCACCACACCTATCATGATGTTGCAAGACACATAAACCGACTACAAGTACAGTTAGGCAGTCCATTGAAAAAGCTGGTTATTGATTTACGTGACAACCCCGGCGGCACACTTAATAGTGCAGTGGCAATCTCAGATCTTTTTTTAGATAGTGGCACAATCGTCACGACCAAAGGCCGCTTCTATGACGCCAATCAGGCTTACATTGCAAAGCGGGGAGATATTTTAAATGGTGCGCCTATTTTGGTATTAATCAACAATAATTCCGCTTCAGCTGCCGAGATTTTAGCGGCCGCACTCAAGGATAATAAACGTGCCTTAGTCGTTGGCTTACGTTCCTATGGTAAAGGTTCAGTGCAATCCTTGATCCCGATTGGCAATGGTACTACAGCATTAAAGTTAACGACAGCGAGATACTACACACCTGCGGGTACATCAATTGAAGGTAAAGGCATAGAGCCCGATGTATATTTTACCAAACAAGCGCTTTCCCTGTTGGATAAAAGCGCTATAATCACTGGTGAAGAATCAATCAAAACAACAGGTATTGAACAGCTAGCCTCGCATTGGCCTAAGGCGCTAGCGTTAGTTCAATCACAGTAAATTAAAAAACGGTCCTGTAGGGCTGTAAACTATAATAATAATTTGTGTGCTAAAAAAAATAATCGGGATAATACTGACCTGCATGACTTTTGCAGTGCCAGCAAAACAGTTTGCCATTGTTATAGACGACATTGGCAATCACCAACGTGACTTAGAGTTGCTGTCTTTACCGGGTGGGATCACCTTTTCGATCCTGCCCCACACCCCTTTTTCTCAACAATTTGCCTTTGCAGCCAGCCGCCAACAACGCGAGCTTTTATTACATGTGCCAATGCAGGCACAAGACACGGAAAAGGTCCTTGGCCCGGGCGCATTAACTATCGATATGGAAAAGTGGCAGTTGCAAATGACACTTGGCAATGCGCTATCGACGCTACCTCAGGTTAAAGGCGTAAATAATCACATGGGCTCAGCATTAACCGAACAAATAGAGCCAATGAAATGGACAATGGAAATACTAAAAAAGCGCGGATTATACTTTTTGGATAGCCGTACCACTAGCCACAGTCAAGCCCAATATGCGGCCAACCTTTACGGCGTAAAAAACGTCGCTCGACAGGTCTTTCTAGATAATGATATATCCACTGAGGCGCTCAACAAGCAGTGGCAACATATGCTTAAGCTACTTGATAATCACGAGCATGTTATTATCATTGCGCACCCATATAAGGAAACCGCCGCCTTTCTTGCAGCCAAGTTAGCTGAGCTTGAAAGTATTGATGCCAAACTGGTACCCGTGTCTCAACTGGTTGAACAAAAATACGTACGACTTGCAGAAATTGCTGAGCAGCATGCTATTTCCGGACAATTAAGACTCCAAGAATAAAGATTAACAATGATTATCATCAGACAGTTTCAAAACGGCGAAGAAGCCGTGCTACGCAAGCTTATGTTTGACACAATACGCTCGGTAAATATACAGCATTACTCCAATAGCCAAGTTAATGCATGGGCACATAGCGACGTTGTCGATAAAGGCTGGCAAGACCGATTAAGGAGCAATCAGCCCCTTGTCGCCGTACTAAATGGTAAAATTGTTGGCTTTGCCGATATCCAAGCTGACGGTCTTATTGATCACTTTTTTTGCCATGCAGAACATCAAGGCCAAGGCATAGGTAAAGCACTTATGCTCGCACTCTTAGAACACAGCAAAATAACCAACACAACGCGCTTATTTTCCCATGTTAGTAAAACGGCTAAACCTTTCTTTGAATATTTTGGTTTCCAAGTGATAAAGGAACAACAAGTGACGGTTCGTGGCGAAGTGTTAACTAATTACCTGATGGAAAAGAGTATGCCTGCCTGCTAGCAGGCATACGAACTTTCTTCCCTAATCTATGGGCGCAAACCGCGTGGGTAAGGCACTAAATTGCAAGGATGGATTTTGCTTCATCCACTTTTTCTTATTAGGGATTTGGATCTTAAACTCATCATCCGTCACAAACTTTTGGGTTTTACCCTTGGCATCCACAAACTGAATTGATGCAGGCTCGGTAAATGTAAACTCTAGTTCATCAAAGCTTGGAGCAAACCAAGACAAGCTACCTGCCATCAACTCAACAAAAGCGTCCATATCCTCTAAAAGAATAAACAAATCGCGATACAAAACCTGCTGCTTAGTCAACGGCGCTATATCGGTATTGACCAGAATCGCAACGGCACCTTTTTCTTGATTGATCACTAAATTAACTTGATCTGCACGAGACTGCGGGAGAATAGGTAAATCAATATTGCCGTCTTTGTCTATGATACCGTTGGCAATGATCTTGTCATCTTGCTCCAGCCAAAGTTTAACATCCTCAAGCGCGATATCAGGCTGCTTCACTTCCACTGTAAATTTAGACAAGATATATTGCGACTGCGCTTTGTTGGCGATTAAATCTAGAATTTGATTAATCTCACCATATTCAACACTTCGCTCAGCGGCGAAAACAGAGTTGCAAAGTAAGCTCGCAACAGCACCTAACATCAGTAACTTTTTCATTGGGTTATCCTTTCTTATTGTTGTCTTCATATGAGGAGCTCTTCGAGAAATAGTTCAAAACTTGATCTCAATTCCATACATGCCAAATAGATCAAGCTAAACTCAACATAAGCATATGGAGTGAAAAGGAGTAGCAGATGACCCAAACCGTAGCTGATTTAATGACCCCAGATCCGTTCGCAGTGATTGCTGAAAATACCTTGCAAGATGCGCACAATTTAATGAAAGAAAAAAATGTTCGTCACATTCCAGTGATTGACGAAGCAGGAGCCCTAGTTGGTATGCTCACGCAAAAGATTATGATCGCCAAGGTAATGGGAATAATGGCAACCTATGGCGCAAATGCGCTTGCCAGAAAAGAAAAGCAAACAAAAGTACAAGATATTATGGCGACCGATTTTGCGAGCGTGCGCCCAAGCCAATCACTACAAGATGTGGTGCGCTTTTTTGTCGATAATCGCCATGGCTGTATGCCTGTGGTAGACGAGCAAAACAAATTGGTTGGAATACTGACTTCATCAGACTTTGTGCGACTCGCTGCTGCACTCTTGTCTTAAACGTGGTAACAAGCGAGTGTATTCCACTGTCTCGCGGAATACACTCAGCTAACTGCATGATTACGCTTTTTCTTGAAGCGTTCTCGCTACGGTTCTCATGCCTAAGGTCGTTGCACCTGCGGCCCATTGACCACTAGCGCTATTTTGGAAAGAAGCCGCAAGGTCGATATGCACCCAACCTTGACCTTCGTTTGGTACAAAGCGAGACAGGAAACCCGCTGCATTTGATGCACCACCAAAGCCGCCACCTTTTTGCGCTCGGCTGTTAGCTGTATCCGCATAAGGCGATGGACAGTTATTTTGGTGCCACTTTTCTAGAGGCAATGGCCACGCGGCTTCAAATTCGTCACTCGCGAACTGCTGTACATCACCGACAAGTGTTTTGTCTAAACCAAATAATGCGTTGTACTCTTGGCCTACAGCAACGAGCGCGGCGCCCGTTAATGTCGCGGCATCAATGATAAGCTCTGCGCCTGTTTCACCGGCAGCCATCAAGCCATCAGCAAGCACCAAGCGACCCTCTGCATCGGTATTTACGATTTCAACTGTGGTACCATTTTTGTAGGTAAGAATATCACCTAACTTATAGGCATGGCCTGAGATAAGGTTCTCAGCACAACATAGGAACAACTTAACACGACGGTCAAAACCACGTTGAATAGCCAGCGCTAAACCAGCCGTTACGGTTGCCGCACCACCCATATCACACTTCATCGTAAGCATGCCTTCGCTTGGCTTAATCGAGTACCCACCTGAGTCAAACGTGATCCCTTTACCCACAAGTGCCGCACTAACTGGTGCGTCATCATTACCTGTTGGGTTGTAGTCAAGCTCAAGCAACACAGGAGGACGCTCACTGCCGCGTCCCACTTCGTGGATACCAATCCATTGCTGCTCCAACAGCGCGTCGCCTTTAATGATTTGATAGCTAACATGCTCAGGTGCCAATGACTGAATAAACTCAGCCGCTTTTCCAGCAAGGCTTTCAGGATAAATATCTTCGGCCGTGCCGTTGATCATCTGACGCATCCATGTTGCCGACGCTTTTAATGCATCAAGCTCTTTTAGATCTGACTGGTCGTTGTCAACAAACACCACACCATCTAATGCCTTTGGTGACACAAAACCTTGATAAAAAGCCCATTGAGATTCAGTACACCACAAGTCACCTTCTAGATGAACTTGTTTAATCCCTTGTTGTGCGATGCTACGAGCCGCTTTTTGAATATTTTTCAGCGTTTCGTCTTGTTGTAAATGGATAAAAGCACCGTCCTTTTCAAACGACAATGCAGCACCAGCAGATAAATACTCTGGTTTTGCGTCTTCACTCAGTCGTACAATAAATTTCTCTGACATTCTCTTTTCACTCTTGTGCTTGTAAGTGTGGTTAAGTGTACACTAGCCACTAAATACACCCAACCTAAAGCGACCAATGAAGTTTTCTAGGCAATTACAGCAAGCAACCTTGCTCAAACGATATAAACGCTTTCTTGTCGATTTACGCGCCCCAAGTGGTGACGAATTCACCGTACACTGCGCCAATACGGGTAGAATGACCAACTGTGCAGACCCGGGATTTACAGCCTATTATTCCACCAGCGATAACCCCAAACGAAAGTACATGCATTCGTTGGAGCTGACGCAAGATAATGATGGTCATTTTATTTGTGTAAATACAGCGGTGGCCAATAAAGTATCTGTTGAGGCCATTGAGCAAGGAAGAATAACGCAACTGCAAGGCTACAAAACACTTCAAACTGAGGTGAAATACAGGGCTGAAAATAGCCGAATTGATATTTTGTTGAGCAACCTCGAAAATGGACAATCCTCGCAATTCTGCTACGTTGAAGTAAAGTCGGTGACGTTGCTCGAGCAACAGCAAGGTTTTTTCCCTGATGCTGAAACCTTAAGAGGTCAAAAACATCTTAGAGAATTAACCCACATTAAACAGCAAGGTCACCGTGCGGTGTTACTGTTTGCCGCGCTCCATACAGGGATTAATTGCGTCAAACCAGCCAGTCATATCGATCAAAAATATGCTGCGTTAGTGAAAGAAGCAATTTCCCACGGAGTAGAAGTCATTGCTTACCGAGCGCATATTGATGACAACCAAGTACAATTAATTGAAGAAATTCCTTTTGATTACGCTTGACTTTTTTCATGCTGCCCACATATAGCCGTGATAGTTTTCTCCCCCAAATAGTTAAACATTGAAAAAGTGGCTGACATTTGCAGCAAAAAAGTGTTTGCTAAGGGGTAAAGATTTTGCTATTTATACCCGCCGGCGAAAGCTGGGGTTATGTATTAAGGATTTAGGAGAATGGTATGCCAGACCAGAAAAAACTAGGGTTATTGGCTCAAGCCGGTGTAGAACCTTATCAAGAAAAGCCAGGCGAAGAATACATGAATGAAGCACAACGTGCTCATTTCAAAGCGATATTAGAAGCATGGCGTGCCGATCTACGTAATGAAGTAGATCGTACTAAGACACACATGCAAGACGAAGCGGCAAACTTTCCTGATCCTGTGGACCGTGCAGCGCAAGAAGAAGAGTTTTCTCTTGAACTGTGTACTCGCGACCGCGAGCGTAAGCTAATCAAGAAAATTGAGAAAACACTTCAACTTATCGAAGATGATGACTTCGGCTTTTGTGAGTCGTGCGGTATTGAAATCGGCATTCGCCGTTTAGAAGCACGTCCAACAGCTGATCTTTGTGTTGATTGTAAATCTCTCGCAGAAATCAAAGAAAAACAACAAGGCAGAGGATAATCTCAGCCCTGTGTCCCCAAGCTTAAAGCAAACTGGGAGCTATCGCGGTCGATTTGCTCCCTCGCCTTCCGGACCGCTTCATTTCGGCTCTCTTGTGGCCGCTTTGAGTAGCTATTTAGATGCAAAAGTCAATCAAGGTAAATGGCTCGTTCGCATCGAAGACATTGATACACCGCGCGTAGTTGCGGGTGCTGCCGACAATATATTAACCACACTTGAAGCATATGGCCTTTACTGGGATGAAGACGTTGTCTATCAATCGCAGCGCCATGCCCTATACCAAGCCTATTTGACGACACTAAAATCAGACTCCCTTGTGTATGCGTGTCAATGTACTAGAAAGCAAATTAAAGCAATGGGTGGGTTTTATAACAATCATTGCCGAGCTTTAGCGCTAAGTTGGCAAGATAATGCTTTGCGCCTACAGCAGCGCTGTCCAGTTACTGAATTTAATGATGCAATACAAGGCATGGTTGTCATTCCCCCTGCAATTGCGCATGAAGATTACATCGTTAAACGCCGCGACGGCTTATTTGCTTATCAATTGGTGGTGGTCGTTGACGACATAGAGCAAAAGATTAGTCATATCGTGCGTGGTGCCGATCTGCTAGAACCCACAGCAAGACAAATTAGTTTATTTCGGCAACTCAATCAGCCATCACCTGAGTACGCTCACGTGCCACTGGCTGTCGCAGAGCCCGGATTTAAGTTGTCTAAGCAGAATCATGCTCCAGCTATTGATAACCGCAACCCGTTACCAACCCTTTATGCCGCGCTGCGTTATTTGCATGTGCCAGTTGATTCTCTCCATAATTATCAAGATGTTGACGCATTACTGACTCACGCTATTGATATTTTTAGTCTAGATAGCGTTCCTAAAGTACAGGAAATTCAACTAGACTCTCTAGAAAATGGTGATTTTGCTTTTCGCCCACTGTTTTCAAGTACTTCAATTTAGTCTCATTTGAGTATATGATAGCGAGCCTTAAATGCGACCTGTTTTAAGACAAAAGCAGTGGTTCACAACGACTAGAATAGAAAACTTGATTGCTCAGGAGACGAGTTATTATTTCCAAGCTTGTAAACTTTTGCCGCCAGTTTGTAACTGGAAAAGGCGATGAGACGGTGAAAATGGCCAGCCCGACACCTGCGATAATTCCTCGCAGCGAGCATGGTATATCTCGTAAACAATTTAGCCCTAACGCTATCAAAGTGCTCTATCGCTTAAAAGACGGAGGCTATGATGCCTACCTAGTTGGTGGTTGTATACGCGATATCATGCTAGGAATAGAGCCTAAAGACTTTGATGTCGTTACTAATGCGACACCTGAACAAATCAAAAAGCTCTTCCGTAACTGTCGCTTAATAGGTCGTCGCTTCCGTCTTGCGCACATTGTCTTTGGACGGGAAATTATTGAAGTTGCCACCATGCGTGGTCACCACCAAAGTGATGACTCTTGTGCCACGACAAGTCAAGCCAGTGAACACGGGCAGCTATTACGCGACAATGTCTACGGCAGTATTGAAGAAGACGCCGAGCGCCGCGACTTTACTATCAATGCGCTATATTATTCGATCAATGACTTTACCTTACGCGACTTTGCCGGCGGTGTTGCTGACATTAAAGCGCGTAAAATTGAGCTGATTGGCGATCCTGAAACTCGCTATCGCGAAGATCCGGTATGTATGCTGAGAGCTATCCGCTTTGCAACTAAACTGGATATGGAGATTGCTACCCCGACCCGCACTCCAATTAAAGCATTAGCGCCGTTACTTGGGCACATCCCAGCTGCACGCTTGTTCGAAGAAACGCTAAAGCTATTTTTAAATGGTAAAGCGGAAGAAAATTTTCTTCAAATGCGTGAATACGGCTTATTTGCACAATTATTCCCCGCGCTCGATAAAATCCTAGCACAGCCTGATAATGACTTTGAACGTCGCTTTATTCAGCAAATGTTTGCCAATACGGATAGCCGTATCAACGCGGATAAAAAAGTAACCCCTGCATTTATCTATGCAGCACTTTTATGGTTCCCTATTTTAGCTAAAAGCGAAGCGCTCGCGGCCGAAGGTATGAATGAATATGATGCCTTTATGCAAGCCATTAATCACGTCCTTGCTGAAAATGCTAAACACGTTGCAGTGCCTAAACGCTTTACTTTAGGTGCCCGAGATATCTGGCATATTCAACAACGCCTAGATAAACGTTCAGGCCAGCGTGCATATCGCCTAAGCTTGCAGCCGAGATTCAAAGCCGCATATGATTTCCTATTATTGCGTGTTGAAAGTGGTGAGCAAGAGCAAGAAGAACTTGCAGCTTGGTGGACTGATTACCTAAAGAATGACGTCACCGGCCAAAAAGACATGGTGCGCAACTTAGGTAACCAAAGCAAACCTAAGCGTCGTTATAATAGACGTAAGCCAAAAAGAAAACCAAAAGAAGATTAAATGAATATTGCGTACATTGGATTGGGTGCAAACCTATCCGAACCGATGGCACAAATACAGCGAGCACTCGATGTGCTCGCCGCCCATCCAGACCTCTCGCTTGTCCAGCACTCTAGCCTGTATGGCTCAAAACCTATGGGCCCTCAAGATCAACCTGATTATGTGAATGCCGTAGCAAAACTGGCGACATCATTAACAGCAGAGTCTTTACTCGATGTGTTGCAACAAATAGAGCTTGAACATGGTCGTGTACGCAAAGCTGAGCGCTGGGGACCGCGCACGCTCGATTTAGATATTCTGCTTTTTAATACCGACACCATTAACAGTGATAGACTTATGGTGCCACATTACGGCTTGAAAGAAAGAGAATTTGTCGTCTATCCACTATTAGAGATAACGCCAGAACTCAAATTACCTGATGGCACTGAGCTTGACTCTTTAACACAAAAGTTACCACTTAACGGATTAGCAATCCTCAAATAAACCAATCCAAGGGGTTTACCATGGCAAAAATTTCCGTCTCAACACTTGCCAAAATGAAGCGTGAAGGAACAAAAATAACAGCCCTCACCGCATACGATGCAAGTTTTGCAAAGTTATTTCACGACAATGGCGTAGATGTCATCTTAGTGGGTGATTCTCTGGGTATGGTTTTACAAGGTGGTGAAGACACTTTAGCCGTTACCACGGATAACATTGCCTATCACACCCGTTGTGTCAGAGCTGGTAGTAAAGAGCTATTCGTTATCGCCGATATGCCTTTTATGAGCTATTCAGATCCGCAGTCAGCCTGTCAGAATGCAGCTACCTTGATGCGCTCTGGTGCTAATATGGTTAAGCTTGAAGGTGGTGAATGGCTTTACGACAGCATTGCACTGCTTACTCAGCAAGGGATCCCTGTTTGTGGTCATTTAGGTTTAACACCACAATCAGTGCACGTGTTTGGCGGCTTTAAAATTCAAGGTCGTGAAGAAGCACAGGCGCAAAAAATGATAGCCGATGCACAAGCGTTAGAACGTGCTGGTGCACAAATGATTGTGATTGAATGTGTGCCTTCAGCATTGGCTAAACGTATTACCGATGCCGTGGCAATTCCGGTCATTGGTATTGGCGCTGGTAAAGAGACCGATGGCCAAATTTTGGTTATGCACGACTTAGTTGGTATTTCCGCAGGCTATATTCCTAAGTTTTCGAAGAACTTCCTGCTCGAAACCGGCAACATGCCAGATGCGGTGAAAAAGTTTTGTGCAGACGTGCAATCAGGTGACTTCCCGGGGCCTGATCACGAATTTAATTAAATTTGCGATGAGCAATACTTATCGCTAAGTCCGATTCAAGCGTTTTGTTTGAGTTGGTATTGTTATTATTGAGTTAGAGTACAACATGCAATCAGTTACTGAGATTAAATCGTTACGAAGCCAGATTAAAGCTTGGCGCCAACAAGGATTAAGCATTGCCTTCGTACCAACGATGGGCAACCTTCACCGCGGTCATTTTTCCTTAGTAGAAAAAGCAAAAACCCTAGCGGATAAAGTCGTTGTCAGTATCTTTGTAAACCCAATGCAATTTGGTGCGAACGAAGACCTCGACAGCTACCCACGTACGCTTGAGCAAGACAAGCAAGGCCTTGCAGAACTAGAAACCGATATTGTGTTTACGCCTACCGTTGAAACCATATATCCAAACGGACTAAATGCGCAAAGTTTTGTTGATGTACCGGGAGTATCCGAAGGACACTGCGGTGGCACACGCCCTGGGCACTTTCGTGGCGTTGCAACGGTTGTCACAAAACTGTTTAACTTAGTACAACCTGATTTTGCCTGCTTTGGTGAGAAAGACTTTCAACAGTTACAGGTCATCAAAACAATGGTGAAAGACCTGTCTATTCCCGTTGAAGTGATTGGTGTTGCGACTCAAAGAGAAGTTTCTGGACTGGCGATGAGTTCACGTAATGGTTACCTCTCTGAATCTGAAAAAGATACTGCTAAAGTACTCTTTCAAGCGCTAAAAGCAGCAGCTGGCGCTTTAGAAAATGGCGAAAAAGATTTTTCGAAGGTAACAAAAAATGCAACAGAAATGCTGCATAATGCCGGTTTAAAGTTGGATTATTTTAACATTTGTCAAAAAGATAGCTTGAAACCTGCTACACTCGAAGATAATCAACTCGTCATTCTTGCCGCAGCTTTTCTCGGTAAAGTCAGACTGATTGATAATATTCAAGTCACAGTCTAAGGAATAATAATGAAAAATGCGTTCGCCTTGTTAGTACTTTCTACCACCCTATTGGGGTGCAGTAACTCTATCTCACCTGAGTTGAATCAGTGCGCACAACAGAATTATCAATGCGAACGCAGCTGTGAGATGCAAAACACACCAGAGACAATGTCTTTACAGATATGCACTGATAAATGTATTGAGCAGTATAATGCCTGCAAAGTACAGGCTGAAAAAATTACCGAGAGCAAAGGATAGTTTGCTCTTTTTTTAGCAACTTGACCCCTTAATATTCTTTTAAATACAAACACTTTCTAACTCCCGCTGTTATTTTTTATTCACCTTTTTAGAATATTTTGCGATACAATAAACTGGTCTGATGAGATAGACGTACAGCACCAGCTTAACTTGGCTCAATACTTGGTTTACTAAATAATGTGAGCAGTGAGCACTAACTTTTCTTAATAACTTGTTATTTCTGGTTTTTATTCTAATCTCTAAGACAAAAGTAACGCTATTTTTGTGCTCATATCAGCGCTTTGAATTAGCGTTACCGACACGACTCTTTGCAAAGAAAATGGGGATCAATATGAAAAAGTCAGCAATTGCATTAGCGATAGCGCTTGGGACAGTGAGTTTTCACAGCGCCGCTGAAATCAGAATTAATGGTTTTGCTTCCATTATTGGTGGTCAAACGCTAGATAGTGACGACACACTATATGGCTATGACAATGATTTTGATATGGAAAACCGTAGCTTATTCGCCCTACAACTTTCCGCCGATCTACAAGAAAGTCTAACTGCCACAGCACAGATCGTGGGCCGTGGTCAGAATGACTTTGATGCCGAGTTTGAATGGGCATACTTAACCTATGCGATTTCAGATTCTTCACAGATAAGCGCAGGTAAAATGCGTATACCATTCTATCGCTATTCTGACTTTTTAGAT
Coding sequences within it:
- the panB gene encoding 3-methyl-2-oxobutanoate hydroxymethyltransferase, which encodes MAKISVSTLAKMKREGTKITALTAYDASFAKLFHDNGVDVILVGDSLGMVLQGGEDTLAVTTDNIAYHTRCVRAGSKELFVIADMPFMSYSDPQSACQNAATLMRSGANMVKLEGGEWLYDSIALLTQQGIPVCGHLGLTPQSVHVFGGFKIQGREEAQAQKMIADAQALERAGAQMIVIECVPSALAKRITDAVAIPVIGIGAGKETDGQILVMHDLVGISAGYIPKFSKNFLLETGNMPDAVKKFCADVQSGDFPGPDHEFN
- the panC gene encoding pantoate--beta-alanine ligase produces the protein MQSVTEIKSLRSQIKAWRQQGLSIAFVPTMGNLHRGHFSLVEKAKTLADKVVVSIFVNPMQFGANEDLDSYPRTLEQDKQGLAELETDIVFTPTVETIYPNGLNAQSFVDVPGVSEGHCGGTRPGHFRGVATVVTKLFNLVQPDFACFGEKDFQQLQVIKTMVKDLSIPVEVIGVATQREVSGLAMSSRNGYLSESEKDTAKVLFQALKAAAGALENGEKDFSKVTKNATEMLHNAGLKLDYFNICQKDSLKPATLEDNQLVILAAAFLGKVRLIDNIQVTV